CTCTGCTGGGAATTCTCCCTCGTTATCCTCAGTCCATATGAACATCAATTAGCATGCTCGGTGTGAACACCCACAGAAGCTGGCGTTCCTACATCCTATACATTTATGCTACTTCCACTGTACCGCGCAGCTTCTGGCTTGTACACAGCCAGACTCCAGCTCTGACTCCATGGGCTGGGTTTATGTCAGCCCAGCTTCCCAGATGCGTTATGGCTTTTGCTGGAACTAAGGGCGTTCTAGGCATTTGGGCACAGAAGGCACCTACCGTGACATGGGTGACTAACAGGCACCTTTGTCCAGCAGTTCTCTAACACAGCGTTGCATTTTCCCCTCTCATTCTGCTTGTAAAAGGTACTTGAAATAAAAACTGAGCTAAATGTAGGCTCAGCCACAGAGTCCTGCAGGAGCAAGTAGAACTAACAACATATCAGAGTCAGCTCTATGTCATTAAAAGTGATGTCAACTAATGCTCCAATAAACACAATTGGCCTGAACCTGCTTTATCCCATACTGACTTGTGAAAACACACACGATGTAGGGGACATTGAAGGACCCCATCGAATCGATTTGCTTTGTTATCAGCTAACCACATCACAAAATAATCGGTGCTGCAAAACGCAGAGAAGCCTGAAATAATTTCCAGGACTCTAAAAATTCCACAGTCCTGAAGACATTCCAAACAAGTTTTAGAGCTGAGCTTTCTCCCTCTGCAACTTCAATGTTTCTATAGTAATTAGAAACACTGGCTTTTCTACGTGTCGATGCTACCTTCAGGTGTCATCGACGTTCCCGTTGTACTGCATTTGACCCAACTCACCCGGTCCTGTTGGCTGCGGTGGGCTCTGGCAAGGCCACCCATCCCTTCGGCCTTTCAACCCTCAATCTAGCGATGCCATGAAGAGCCAAACATCTTCTCAAGGCTTTCAATCACGCAGTGCACACAAAAACATCCCCACCCGTGCTGGTCCTTTCTGTAGACTGAGCCGTGCAAGCTCACAGCCCAGCAGGTCCTCGTTGTAGCCCACATTCCAACACACCAAGCAGGGGCAAGGGTAGGGAACACCGCTAAGCCATGGGGCTGTCAAAAGTCTAGGGATGgctacagcaggtttttttctagGTATGATGGTCTGATTTCTTTTCTAGGACTCTTTCAGTATTGCGTAGTGGGAGAACACAGAAGGTGGAGAGAGCTAGAAAGACACCCGTTCTTCTTAGCTGTGTGGAAGAAAGTGCTTTAGTTCGCTTTAGCGTTTTTGTTTTGGGTGTAAACTCAATTCTACCACCACTCAGTGAATTTTCTCAGCCTTTTGAAAACTCCATCTGTAAATTCCCTAATGAGTTCAGCTCTCTGAATGTTTAAGAGTTTGTTTAGAGAGGTGTGGTAGGAGAACCAACTTTCCATACAGCTCACAGTGTTTCCTAGGGAATATAAACCACCTGGGAAAACAGATTCAAACACATCCCTGGATTTGACTGTGCTCCCTGTTTTTCTCTCAGTACAACTGCATCTTCTTCAGCTGCCAACTTCAATGTCCACACAGATACATGCCTGCTCCTGAAAGGGGTTAGTGAGAGGTGTGGTGAGGATTTTGGTATTCAGGCATATGGTGGACCTCATAAATGCAGAGCTTTGGTATGCAAGAAGTCTGCCTATTCAAGTAGTTTATGATTTTGCTTAGTGCTCGTATTGCAGCTTTGCAATTAGCCTGAACATCTGGCCAAATAAAATAGTAATTAAGTGTATGAGACTGGCAGGCCAAATACAGTTGCATACGTCATCTTGCtccaacagagaagagccagcagCCTTTAAGACAGTATTACAGGATGTGAGAGGGCACTTCTCCTGAAAGGTTTCATTTTATCTTTGAGGGCTTAAAAAGAAGTTTGGGTGAATACGGAGAATGCTTACTGCGTGTGGTTGGATTTGATAAGCTGGCTGGGAGGCGAGGAGGGTGTTAAACAGAGGTGATTCAGCTGCGCTGCCCTGTATGTGTAGATGATAGCCTTTCTATGAAATCCCACTACAGCAATTTTATTTCAGTGCATGGatttaactactttttttaatttacatttttttcctctcctgtaatTTCAGAAAGGCTTTGTTGTGCCCTAATACACCCAAAATACAATAAGCTAAAATTGACAATTGCTATACTGTCAAAACTTAGTACTTCAGCCACACACATTTTATTGGGCAATAGCTGACGTCAGTCCCCGGTTGCTTCCCCGGGTCACACCTTGCTGTTCCGGAGAAGCAGCTGCATTCCTGCTCGGGACCCGAAGAGCTGTGTGACGGTGGAGGAGAGCCCCTCGCCCAGACAGTGTGAGATGGAGACCGCAGGCTCTGACTGCATCCGTGGACTTCAGTACTGACACGATCTCTCCCCTGTTAACCCAAGCCATGTTTGAAACACACCTTGGAAAACAAACGCTTAGGCCAGGGACATGCACTTCCCACGTTCACCTGAGCTGCCTGCCAGCGCGCTCCTAAAACTAAGCGCATTTGAAGCGATCATAGGCTGGAAATCCAGACGCCGGCATTAACAGATGATGATGACTATGCAGAGATAAATCGCTACTGAAACAAAAACTAGGATGTTTTTCTATGCGCTGATAAGCACAAGGTTCCCTCAGCAGAGAGGGGCTGGCACACTGGAGAAGGCAGTGTGTGGGTCAGTGTCACAGCTGTGGTGTCCAGGGCACGGTGTCCACAGCGTGCCCGCGCTGACCCTTGGAGCACAGAGTTGGTTCCCCCCGACAAAGCTGCTGTGGCTGTGCCGCACCGTGCACGCAGCACGCACAGGCAGCGGGGGCCGTCGGGAGAGGCATCTCACCTCAAAGGCCCGATCCTGGTGGGAAGAGATGGGCACCCCTGCAACGCCTGGAGAAAACGATGCTTTGGTTGAGTTGTTGAACGGTGAGGCACGAGCAAGGTCCACGCGGGGTGAAATCAAATGCAGTCGTGGTTACACGTGAGCAGAATCAATTATCACCCCACTGTAAGCTGTGGAGGAACGTCTCATGTACATCCACCAGAGGCTGGGAACAGCAGGCAAGGAAGCTCTCCTCACACCTACTTCTTTTGCAAGTTAAAAACTGCTGTCGGTTTGCTCTGCTATCCCCATTTCATGTTCTCAGCATCAGCTTCGTTGTCTTTAAGCTCTCAATTGACTCCGTATCTTTCATGATGGCATCCAAGTACAGACACATGCCACACACATCCTGAGGAGAACCTTGAAGAGGAGGGGGGCGAAACACGACccttgtcatagaatcatataatcattaaggttggaaaagacctctaagatcatgaagtcaaACTGTCAGCCaaacaccaccctgcctgctaaaccatgtcctgtagtgccacatctacaggttttttgaacacctccagggatggtaactccaccacctccctgagcagcctgttccaatgcctgaccactctttcagtaaagaaatttttcctaatatccaatctgaacctcccctgacacaacctgaggccattgcctctcgtcctatcgctaggctTGCAGGAGGCTGTCCCGGCACAGGGGtgccccagggccagcagccacccagccctgcccagggcctTGGGGGGCCGGGTGCTGGGACCCGGTCTGTCCCCGTTCCACGCATGCCCTGGAGCAGCGTGAGGAAGCAGGGCTTTGCTGCACAGCCCTCTCACAGGGCCTCTTGCTGCAGGCTGTCACCTCCCAAGGGCTTCCGTGCCACACGGTTATTCCCATGAAGCCAGAGGCTGTTTATTTGGTTTTAGGGTTCCGTGGCCCGGTTCACACCCTAGCATCTGAAGAGGTTTAGCAACAATTCCACCTTCACTGTTTTCCTGCTCTTTTGAACCCTATTGTGATGAATATTGCACCGAAAATGTGGTCTCTATTTCATAAGGATCAATATAATCTGCTCCCAAGtccctgtgctttctcttttATACTTGGCTAGGAAAGAAATGACTGCGGTGAAAAGGAAGGATCTGGAGATCTGCCAGTATTTCTGACAACTAGAACACAATATAAAGCCATAAAACAACAAAGGTTTCTACGGGGCACCATGTAAAAGATTTTCTACAAACCAACCTCAGCTCTGTAATGATCTGCCTAAATAATTATCGGATCATTGTTTAACACCTTGGCATCAAACGGTTAGTTCAAGAAAGCaattcatttaaaatacaaaatcaatATTTTGCTATATAGTTTCTGCTGAGCCTGCTTTTCTAACCATTCTGGGACTCTCCTGAGCAACACAGCAGCTGAAGCTTTATGTTATTATTGCACTAACCTTTCATCTTTGTTtaacaatatatttatttttctaaacaatAGCTGGGACTGAACTGGGTTTGAAAAGAAAGGTGTGGACAGCCAGTGAAGTTCAATCAAAGCGGATGTGAACAGGTTCAAAAcatagcttgttttttttttatgacaggaCCTCGCCAAATAcagaaggaaaggagggagggtACCTGGGGTCAGGGGGCTTCCACCGTGCCATCTGTCAGATTGTGCTGTGAACAGCTTCCAGCACAACCAAACTTAAAAGACACTACTTCTTCTTTTGATAGGAAGTAAAAGCCCTGGGCTGACACAGTCatcattttttctctgctttcaacCGAGCTGGGGAATTGTTTGGGTAAGGGTACTTAGTGCGCTGCACCGAATGAGGTACGTATCTGAGCAGATAAGAAAACGGACTTAGTATCTCTTCGTTCAGCAGATGAAGACATAAAACGGAGCACACCATAGAGAAAGGACTATTGATTCTACTTATTCTGTTTTTTGATGAGCACTCAGATCATCTAGGTGGTTTTTGCAAACGTTATTTCTTAATCCACCTGCCCCTAACAGCCATAATCCCGTTAGACAAGTACATATAAGGATCAGACTGAATCCATGCTAAAAAAACAGTTTGAAGGGTTATTTTTGCTTGAACCAGGAGTGAACTGGAACCATTATTCTGAAGTGTTCATGGAACGTAGGCTGGgcttgattacttttttttaaaagcctttcagCTCCCTAGATAAAACCCAACTGAAAATTCAAATAAACAAGCTAAAAAAAGACTATATCAGTGGGATGCTACACCAACAGGAAATATTTGTGCTTATGTTGATGTTTGCTGTCACTAATATTGTACCAGAATGTCAAGGCTGAAAACGATGTCTCAGAAATCCTAGAGCTGTAGTGCTGGGTAAGGAGTTTTATGCTGAGCCAGGCAAGCAAGGCAACACGTTTAAAACCCACCATATTAATAGcccatttatttaaacaaaagacTATTCTACCATATGGAGGTTACAAGAGACATTAACACAAAATGGATGAAAATGAATCATAAGTATCTTTGCAGAGAGATATTCCTGCTGAAAAAGGATCAGGCCTTTATGCCTGTTAACACATCTCCTCTTATAAGGCAAATGAAGACACAAACCATAATACCTCTCCATCTCACATGCGCTgtctcaaacacacacacaagttATAGGAAATGACATCAAGCCATTGGGCGCAAACCTAATTCCAGAGTAGGCAACGGTTCACACAGTAACGTGGTTTTAGGAGTCCTGACAACATGAGAAGTGGGATCCAGCTCTGCACCTGTAAACTACCAGCCCTGGTAGATGGGAGAGCTCCTGGTTAATCTGTCATCACCGCTTGTGTTACCTTCAGACAACATGCTTATGGCCTCGTCGGTTTGCTGGCTGTCAGTTGTCGATATCTTCTTTGAATCATGGGTGTTGCTTGGGTAGTTCACGGGTGAGGGATAGGCATTTTCACCCACAGTTGATGAGGACAATGATTCCCAGGGTATTTCTCTTTTTCGCCATTTCAGGTCcactctccatcctgtccagcCATAGAAAGCCAATGTGAAGAGGAAGCCTTGCATCGGATTAAGAACCCCCTAGGAAAGAGAAGTGCAACAGGACTCACACCAGCAAGGCTTCATTTTGAGCTCCAGCAAAACTTTTTGCATCCATTAACAATTTTCCTTTCACTGAACAACTGCTGTTTTTACAAGATGCGACTGGCATGCAAATAAAAGTGTATGTTGTTCCCACTGAAGACACAAACAAGCCGGAGTGAAATACCACAACCTGTTGTTCCAGTATGCTGAGACCATCCCAGTGAACAACCAGCACCAAATGGTTTTCTACCATGAGTTTTAGCTGGTCAGTCCCTGGGTGCGCTTTTAACACTCCCCACAAGCTCTAGACTTTTCTATACACAAAAGCAAATATTACATTTTTCACTAGAAGCCAAGTCAAATATATAAAAGTAGACACTAGCACACAAAGTCaagttttttaaaacagcagcaaaTGATCTGTTTGGAACTGCTGCAGATTCCTGACCCAGTGAAAAAGTCCATCAAAGTGGGATGGAAAAATGGGGAGAGAcaccaaaaaagaaaatcccacgCGATTTCCAAAACAATCATCTCAGTTCCCAGTGCTGTGGGATATTTGGCAAGTAAATGGCTTTAGTGATTTCCTTTTTCACAGGAGAAAAgagcaaattatttttacagccaATTTAAACAGTAGCTCAGTTCCTAGAACCTGACCCCTCACTCTGCAGGTGAGCACGAGCAAGGTCCTTGTCACATCAATGCATTCACTCCTTGTCAGAGGAGGAGTTTGTATCAAATCATTTGCATCACTTCAGCCTTCAATAGAGAAGGCTTAACTACACAAAGCCTGCTCAGGCCTCACAGGTATCTAACAGTGACAGAATAAACTTTCTTGGAAAAGGAACCTGCAGTGTCACCTCTGAAAAATGCCTTGCCAAATATTCCAACATGAGAAAAGCAGGTAGGGTACAGTAAGAGGCCAGCATCTTGTAGCTATTTTTTGGTGTATTGCTTTCAAGATTTTTAAGTATCTGTCCCCAAATAATTATCCAAATGTCATGATAAAAGATGCAATTATTCTTTATAATAAACAAAACCATAGTTACAAGCAGAGTATTACCAGAAAATGTCCATTTTATTGGGGAACCTTCGGGAATCGTGAGCTAAAACTTTGTAGCTTGCATTATGGCAGAGGTTAGCAATGTCAGACTAGAAATCATCGTAGTGGTCTGTTCTGGATTTTAAAATGGGTAGCAATCCCAGAGAAATGCATACTCCAgcaagtgggagaaaaaaatggcCTTTGGTATATTTTTGGCAAAGTTTATATGTGAAAAGCACTCCCAGTGACCGCTTCTCCCCCTCTCttactttctgcttttcttccttgatTTTCAGAGTGTTTGTATCCTAAACAAACATAAACCACCCACTACACCGGTGCTATTCCACCAGTCTTACAAAAGTAATTCCAACACTAAGCGATGTCACAGCCGACCCACCATTATAATCCACGTGATCAGTGCAACACTTCTGACGTTTTTCAGGGGCATGTCATTGATATCTGGCTGCATTTCGAGGTAGAACAAAAGGCTCTCGTTGATGATATTGGATGACCAGCTATTGCAGGAatacagaagaggaagagaacaagacagctgtatatatgtgtatgtattcgtaaaatatgctttactttcAACTTACAGAAATTAGCCTCACTGATCAGAAGAGTGAGACTTTTTTAATGTTAAGTTTGAATCTGAAGGGACCAGTAGGTCTCCGAGATCAAAACCCAGACACTTACTTGCTAGCCCAGGCCTAGACAAAGAAATGAAtacaacaagcaaacaaacaagaaccTGATCATTTGAGCTTGTTGCAGAACAGTAAATTGCAGGATAAAACTGAGATGATAAACAACTCTGATCCATAATGGGAACATCATGCATGCCGACTTCTTCTACTTGTGTCTTAAAAGGAGAGTACTCACAGATAAGGAAACCAAGTATATGCCTGGGTGTTGCAAAAGGCTGCAGGAACTCTAGCTGGAGCTAGAATTTCAGGGTTAtgttacagcagcctttcaaaatgtacattaaaaaactacaaaccaaaaccaaagttgACTTTAAAATCCTTGAAAATGCCATCAGTTTTTTGAAATAAAGGGAATTTCTGTTTCCAAAGAAGGATAAGCATAGTCAAACCTCGTTCTGTGAAAGAACCTGAGGATATTCTACACTAAATAAAGGTTATTGTAAATGGCTGTAACTTCTTACATCTTCTAAACAGTCAGACCAGCATTTCTTTATAGTTCTACTGCAGCGTCAGCATCTATGCCATACTTCTAAAGGGGTTTATACATGTCCTTCCTGCAATTACATTTTTATCACAGTGTAAAAgctcccgctctcccctcccaaATCTGCAGGCATCTCTTCTAACCCATGTTGGCCCAACCTGCTGTCTTTGACTAACTCGTTTCATATTTGACCTCTGGGATGGAAGGGCAGCTTCCCTGAGCTTCTGAGATGGGACTGCCTCAGTCTTCTCCTACAGTAACCTTTGAGAGAGTTTTTACACTCTAAAGCTTCTGTTTTgtcaggaaaacaaaatccaaaactagagctgtgattattttttttagtagaaaagcCCAGAATGAGACAGAATGCAAATAAACAAATGTCCCCACTGTGTCCTTGGGGAATTGTTCCTTTCTTTCATGTTCAGTCCCAGGCTAGCAAGCTGGCCACCATTCCTTAGGCTGCAATGCACTTACGTGGTGCCTCTGGGCTCTTTCCTTCCAGAGCCCTGGAAACCTGGCTAAATCTCTGCTCCTCGTTATTTCATCAGTTTCCAGGAAGCCATGCTGTGGGCTCCTTTGCTGCCGTCTCGCCCCCTCCCCTGCAGGTTACCCCACCCTCTGCACTAGAAAACCCTCTCCCAAGCTAAGCAGACTCAGCTATCCCCCAAGAAAAGACAATCATTTCCCTCCAGAGCACTCCAGTATACAGCAGCCAGAAGACAAAAAGGCAGTTGTTCTCTCTGCTCAGCCCTTCAAAGCAATGTAACATGCATTACTGTACCTGTGTATAAAAATGTTAAGCAGTCATAGAGACTGTGAAGTTTGGCCAAGTCATTTTGCTACTCCAGGACCatttccttcccccctcctcctgtcACTGGTGTTACCCACGTAGGTAGTAACCACTTCACAGCAGTGGCCACTTCTTGTTAGGTCACTGAACAGTCCTCGCAGAGCGGATCGCGCCCCCCCTCCTGGTGCCTTTACTGCTCTGTGATAATTGTGAGATTGCAGTAAAAACTGTTTCCTACAAAAGCAGGCCCTATTTTAGCTCAGTTTTGCTTTGGGCATCCAGTACCTCCAGTTCCAGTCACCACTCCACTGGAtggtgctgctggagcagaggcgCAGGGATCTGGGGATGAGGTGTgtacctccctccttccccacttcccctgctccctcccagctctcctcCCTATCTCTTTCCTGTGCTACTCTGAAGTCCTGTTTTCATGGAGGAAGATGGAATActgcaaaaaacccaaaagattaAATGATCAGAAATTTCACACACAATCTTATAGAGATTTCTTTTCTGCCATATAACCCTGTATTTCCAGTCGATATCCATCGTTTTTTCACACACTTGGGATCTGCAGACCACAGAGGTGGCTACATTATATCATCACTGTCAGGGCCATGAAGCCAGTCTTAGAAGCGCATTTACCATAGGTTTTCAGTGATGTGTTTGATGACAAAAGGCTCTGAGAAATCTTGAGTATAGAAAGCTGTCTATCAGCCCAcagtgctggggagctgctgttcCAGTCAGCTTTAGTCTACGCCcaacttttttttgttgctattgttTGTTGGGGTTACTGTTTTCCTGTTGGTTAAACATTTTTATCATTTCCTTGCAGCCTTGTGATGCTACACGAGTGATTCAGCTACTTTGTGAAGTAGCTTAGAAATACTTCCTTGGACACCTTCCCTTCCAAGCATACAGACAAACAAATGACTCTATTCAGACTCTCTTCTTGTCCCCAACCCTCTCCAGCTGGGAAAAAGgcagtttaaaacaaaataatgtaCCTCTTACCAAATAACGAACACCAGCATAATTTTGAAGAAGCGGATCTGGATCTCTGTCCCCAGACGTCTTTCATTCTCTGTGTAAATCCCTTGTCTCCCTTTCAGTAAGGAGGCAACTGGAAAATACACAATGAAGTTCATTAATATACATGTATATTAGTGTTATAGGCTCAAGGATCCAGAAGACAGATGTCTGTAAAGAGGGAACAAAGGAATGGATGGACTTGTCTCCAGCAGCAGTTCAGAAGCTGGAAGGACCATCACCAAGGAATCTCACATCTTAATACAAAAGGGAAAGAAGTACATCCATTGTGGATTCCTGAAATAAGTGATATCCCACTAGCTCGTTTGTCTTCTCTCAGTCCcactaaaaatggaaaatagtatGGTCAACATACTTTTCTTTCATAACAGAAGGTAGTGCTTACAACTTCCATATAATGTGTGATATAACGATAGGTTTATTACGTGATATTTAGACAAAAAGAGAATACATTCTATCCTATCCTGCACATTATATTTCATTGTGCAATTGATACAGCATTGGCTACACCTCTAAAACTTCAAGGTGTAATGTCAGCAAGAGTAGACAGTCATGCACATGCTGTTCAGATATCACACGGAATATACATACGGACACACACAAATATACTCAGTGTGTATTTTCCCATAAAAAGAGCAACTTTTTATAGGAAGAACCTCTGAGAGGAACAACTGTTCCTTTGAAAATGAGTATTACTGAGGGACGCAGGACAGATGGAATGAAGACTGAACTGAGAATACAAGGTCTTCTGTTGCTGAATAAGTATGAATTCAGGTACTGCAAACACCTAGCACTGGTCATATCACGTGCAAAGAATGCATTGAATCTGtggctttttttcagtttgatttcttCAAAGCACTCGATAATAAATTAAATAGGAGCTTCAAAATCCCATCTGACTTGTGTACAATTCCCATTTTTTTCATAATCTCAGAATCAGGAGCGACAAAATTCTGATCATATTGTATTAGTTTTTTATCTCCAGGGCTGCAAAGAAGTTAAATCAACTATCAGATCTCACCAACATTGTCTCTAAACCAGAATAAATTACATTCCAAAGTCCAGGTTGGTACCAATACTACAGCAGAGTTAATCATCCACTACACACTGCCTCAAATACTTTAAATGAAGAGTAATTCAGTAACATAGAAACGCCTTTGTCAATCGGCAGTAGAGGTTTATAGCACCACAGCTTGACAATGTCATTGGAGTGTGTCTCCAGGGCAAAtttcccaccaagatgctatCTTCACTTCAACAGGCAATTCCCTCCCACCTTCTGCTGTATCTGTATGATTTAATGAGGAGCTATCCCACATCACTGAATACACAGTCATGACTTTTTACAGTATTGTTATGTTACTAAACAGCACACACTGATTGATGCCAGCCATTAGGAACATACCTGCTGCTACCGTCCTCCTAAACAGAATTGGGTTGACCACCAGCACTAGCAGCAGTGGGACATAGGTTGTGATGTAATGTGGGACTGCATGCTCCAAGCCATTTTCACAGCTAAGAAGAAATCATGAACagcttatgcatttttttttccacacctgATCATTCTGGCCATTTTATATATGTCACctttatcttaaaaaataaaataaaaggaacgAAGCAAACAGGTGCTAAACTTCTAATTCACAGAGCTTCATCACCAGTTCACATAGGAAACAAAGTTGATTTTTAATATGCACGGTCGGTGCATTTTTCTCAAATACAAAGCTAAAAGCAGGAGTGGGAGAACAGTGGCTCATAGCAGAAGCTATATCACAGCCCTGTAGCACGCCCAAGTGTCTGTATTGCCTGGCATATTTCTTCCGAGCCCCCTGAAACCCAGGCAGGTATTTCTAGCATACTCGCTGACTCACTGGGACATGCTTGTCAAAGATCAAAAAAGCCCCACATTTGGGCATCTGTCTCTAAAGCTGACCGAAAGACATTCAAATGACCAGAGAGCGCTGCGGTTTCACAGCCTGTTCCCAGAGCCCTGCTCACCTGGAGAGAGAAGGGTAGTAAAGCAGTGCAATTCCCTCCACGCAGAGCATCACCGCGAGGCCCCACGTCATCATGTGGTACAGCACAATCGTACTGCGGGCACCAAACAGGACAGGCGTAATTAAAGGCACCAAACCTTACACTTTCCACTTCGCAACATAAAAATAGCACCATCACTGACACAGAGCTTTACAGATACGAAATAGTGCAGAACAACACTGGCAGTACATTAAACTAcggaaagcgggggggggggcagccttCAGGTGAAGGATAAGCCGAAGTGGTTGTTCAGGCTTGAACACAGAAGGCCAGTGTCCTCCAACCTGTAGGGTGGAAAGCCCTTCCCCTATCCCCAAATCTTCAGAAGGAACCCCTCCATCCttcatttcttctgcagaaatcaAGTTAGGGGATTAAGACTTAAGAACAG
The window above is part of the Opisthocomus hoazin isolate bOpiHoa1 chromosome 1, bOpiHoa1.hap1, whole genome shotgun sequence genome. Proteins encoded here:
- the GPR143 gene encoding G-protein coupled receptor 143, which gives rise to MASPRLETYCCPNRDAATQLVMSFQPEVFCGVCIGSASVSLLLTILQLLPKKGQSLRKMPKASSSSTILLLISICDILGGLGMIFRSSVWLGFPGFIANISAVNGTDVWPSAFCVGSAMWIQLLYSAGFWWLFCYAVDSYLVVRRSAGLSTIVLYHMMTWGLAVMLCVEGIALLYYPSLSSCENGLEHAVPHYITTYVPLLLVLVVNPILFRRTVAAVASLLKGRQGIYTENERRLGTEIQIRFFKIMLVFVICWSSNIINESLLFYLEMQPDINDMPLKNVRSVALITWIIMGVLNPMQGFLFTLAFYGWTGWRVDLKWRKREIPWESLSSSTVGENAYPSPVNYPSNTHDSKKISTTDSQQTDEAISMLSEGNTSGDDRLTRSSPIYQGW